The Humulus lupulus chromosome 4, drHumLupu1.1, whole genome shotgun sequence genome has a window encoding:
- the LOC133831981 gene encoding uncharacterized protein LOC133831981 produces the protein MKWIHSVYLGDKDWWSYEAPNNSSWYWQQVVIVKNKFRSSPQFHHLMIGTYQIAQGYNVLLSSHDRLKLQEVIWGRLNIPKHSFIIWLAVLNRLHITERLYRYNISPDKYCCICGIAEETINHLFFDCCLSTSCLEEMKHWLGWRVQNTGLLLLLRKIEKARMSKFRNQVWAATMAGLVYALWRTRNEAYWKQRDAMKHSIVQKVKREVKY, from the coding sequence ATGAAGTGGATTCATAGTGTGTACTTGGGTGACAAAGATTGGTGGAGCTATGAAGCTCCAAACAATAGTAGCTGGTATTGGCAGCAAGTAGTGATTGTGAAGAACAAATTCAGAAGCTCACCTCAATTTCATCATCTAATGATAGGTACATATCAAATAGCTCAAGGATACAATGTTTTACTATCTTCCCATGACAGACTAAAATTGCAGGAGGTAATTTGGGGTAGATTGAATATTCCCAAGCATAGTTTTATTATATGGTTGGCTGTGTTGAATAGATTACATATAACAGAGagattatatagatataatattAGTCCAGATAAGTATTGTTGCATTTGTGGGATTGCTGAAGAGACAATCAACCatcttttctttgattgttgtCTGAGTACCAGTTGTCTAGAAGAAATGAAGCATTGGTTGGGGTGGAGGGTGCAAAATACAGGGTTGCTACTGCTACTTAGAAAGATTGAAAAGGCGCGAATGAGCAAGTTTCGAAATCAAGTGTGGGCTGCAACAATGGCAGGCCTGGTTTATGCTCTTTGGAGAACTCGCAATGAAGCGTATTGGAAACAAAGAGATGCTATGAAGCATTCAATTGTACAAAAAGTGAAAAGAGAAGTTAAATACTAA